gCAACCTAATTATAGACAAAAATGTAATCTTTccgttaattaattaattagatatatatagtgCAATTATGAGTCGAGTTtgagcttaattaattaatcaattcaaGCTCAGGCGAAAACCCTAATTAGtgaaaatatcaagaattagCTTTCTGATCACATAGATTATGAGACTGGTATTGAGTAGTTCTATTACAAACAAATCCTCATTCTCTTTTCTCCTCCCTCTGCCCGTTAGTTCACTCTCGTTCAAGCTGTCATCGTCAGCCATGATGGAGTCATTTCCGACCCCAATGCGTGGCTCTTGATATCTATAtcagttcaattttttttccgttAGTTCACTCTCGTTCAAGCTGTCATCGTCAGCCATGATGGAGTCATTTCCGACCCCAATGCGCGGCTCTTGATATCTATAtcagttcaatttttttttttttcaattcattcTTGTATGTATGTTTATAATATCTCTCTATTAATTTAGTCTCATCTCTCATTTTAATTACCGGACGATCATCGCTGGGGATTGCGTTGGAGACGTGATCGATCATCAATCGGAACCCTAATGaataagattatatataagattggACGACAAATCTTAATTAAGTGGGATAATTGTAGTTTTAGAATGACAACCTTAAGATGCACTACAAGAAAATCCCacaataacaagaaaaaaattagcatcgaactaattagcaagtaaaaaaaaatttattagtaacctatattatttaatataaagtatttacttgttaataaatttagcaacgaaaatttacttaccaatgaaatatttaaaataggaaaaaatattttttagtccgttaagtatgcccaattttagttttagccctataagtatgcccattttttatgaactccagtaacttgcaaaattgattagttttagtcctccgatcgattggatttataatttgcgcCAGAAAAGTGACATGGCATAACACCTAGATgcgtttttgttgatttataatcctatgtggctaaaattatgatgtgaAAGATAAGTTGGCCATCTTTTGGAGGGAAGAAAGATTACTTTTCTTCCCTCCAAACTTGCACAAAAGATGGCAAACTTGTCttccacatcataattttagccacataggattataaatcaacaaaaacgcATCTAAGTGTCATGCTATTTCACTTTTCCGgcgcaaattataaattcaatcgACCAGAGGAttaaaactaatcaattttgtaagttattggagttaataaaaaatgggcatacttataggactaaaactaaaattgggcatacttaacggactaaaaaaatattttttcctttaaaatatatataaataatatagattaccaaaaaaaaaatttacttactaattagTTCTACGCTGATtttaacatcaattttttttttctgcagcTGTTAAACCATTTTGTTTTATAGTGAGGGtctagatgtaatttaccctatttcgAAACAaatccagaaaaaaaaaagtatataaccTGACACTTTTAATAgcatttcatcatttttcacctaattttcattatttttataatttattggtaATAAtaaacactaaaaaaatagtttatattgCATTAATGTGTATGTACCTATAGTTTCTATTTTCTGTAACGcttgaataaatttgaatacaCCATTAAGATCAACACTTTTATCCACTGACATTAACATTAATAGAAGAACTGCAAATCTTAAACTGGaaagtcaaataaaaaattacaatgaatttttcttaaatttggcATAATCAGAATACATGTcgtttcttaaaaaattataaatatttgtcgatatttgataaaattatgtaatttttgaatgaaaatatgatattatcaactttgttcttactctattttttaaaaaaaaaaagattgaaaaattataataaacaaaaatggtgACATGGTccctaaaaattcaaaaattttcaaaaaattaaataaaattataatttattaattcacaACAAAAATACATCCAATGAAAACTAGcggattgaattaattattaaatgatcGTTAAAATCAGGTGAGTATTAGTAATTCTTCAAACAACAACGAATTATTTGTgattataccaaaattaaaaaaattcatcatcataatttactctatatattgatatatatatatatatatatatagagagagagagagagagagacctcTTTTCATATTGCTGCAAATTCCcttgaagaaaacaaaatgaattaatGGTTGAGGGGTTGCAAGTTGAGAGAATTACTAATAAGTAACCATTTTGACTGACTTTACATCATAACTTTCCGCATTTTAATCTAACCCATTTTCATGTCGTACCAAAACTACACAACAAATGCTgccattaattaaattaataccaaTTTGTGGACAAAATGGGGTCAAATTAAAAGCcattattaattcaataatttttgtaattaaaataaataaatttacagtAAGTCAAACATGAGTTTTTTTGGTTTCCTCCTAGGAGTCATAATCCTAACGCATGCATGCCCTTTTTTCTCTTCCCATtcataatacatatatacacacaattaatacataattaaaaatgtgattaatttcatcactttatagtagttttttttttttaattactccaattaattatgatatataacagtataaaaatttcaaaactagaCCTTCCTAACTCATTGACAAAAACTCCCAGCCACCATGGatgatgaaaatgatgaagCTCGACTCGGGCTCGGGTTAGGTCTCGGGTCGAGCGAATGTACGCCCAAAAGGGATCATTCGCGGAAGAATAAACGCGTGTTTTTTCTTGATCTTTCCATCCCGCTTCACCCTAGTGATGATCATGGAACCAGTGCTGACGAcgactcgagctcgagtttgAAAATCATCGGAGacgaaaatgaaaaacaaggATGCAAAAATTACGGCAGCTTCTCCTGCAAAGATCAGGACGATGATTCCATCAATTGTTCCAAGGATTTTAGCAGGAAAAAATTGAGGCTCACTAGAGATCAGATCACCTTGCTTGAAGACAGTTTCAGACAGCACACAACCCTCAATACGGTACgtaaaacacacacacacacacacacacacacacacatatatatatatatatcgtcGTAATTTGCATGAATATTtcatcttcttattttttgatgatagtagaaaagaaataattatgaattattttggtAATATGTGTGGAAAAAATGGAGACAGGCTCAGAAACAGACACTGGCAGAAAAATTGAATCTCAAACCTAGACAAGTTGAAGTTTGGTTTCAAAACAGAAGAGCAaggtaattattttctttttttttttcatttagtcccttttctcaaaattatacattaattaatctttcttgttttttttttaaatttttggctatatgtatcaatatatatatatatatatattcttgtatgtttatgtataatttttaatgaatttaggACAAAACTGAAGCAAACAGAGGTAGACCGGGAGTTCTTGAAGAAAAACTGCGAAAGATTGAGCGAAGAGAACCGGAGATTGAAGAAAGAGTTGACGGAACTACGATCATTGCTGAAGATAGAAAACCcaccagcagcagcagcatcatCTCCGGGGGGAGGGGGGGCGGGGGCGGCGGAGAAAAGCGGAAAGCGGCTGCGGGTGGCAGCCGGTGGTCCAAGAACCCTAAACCTAAATGATGGAGGATGATGAGAGGGGTAGGGTTAGTAGGGGGGCCAAAGTGAAGGAAAATTGACGTCATACTGTACATTCAGTAATGATTAATTACcagatttaattaaagaataagtTGTCAAATGCTGCCCTACTCTACCACTACCAtctcttcaattatttttttcaaggacttttattattattatcattattattaggaatatgtattttcataaaatttgggGTATGTTACCTAaggttcaaaaaattacaaataaatagagcgtttgttagttaaaattcatcaaatttgttgatattagaaaaaaaatgaatgaaaatctatatttactccctattgatttattactaaccTATTGGACGTacgtcaaataaatattttctaactaaaATGCTCTAAtaagggtgaagatatacG
The window above is part of the Sesamum indicum cultivar Zhongzhi No. 13 linkage group LG2, S_indicum_v1.0, whole genome shotgun sequence genome. Proteins encoded here:
- the LOC105155900 gene encoding homeobox-leucine zipper protein HOX17-like, with the translated sequence MDDENDEARLGLGLGLGSSECTPKRDHSRKNKRVFFLDLSIPLHPSDDHGTSADDDSSSSLKIIGDENEKQGCKNYGSFSCKDQDDDSINCSKDFSRKKLRLTRDQITLLEDSFRQHTTLNTAQKQTLAEKLNLKPRQVEVWFQNRRARTKLKQTEVDREFLKKNCERLSEENRRLKKELTELRSLLKIENPPAAAASSPGGGGAGAAEKSGKRLRVAAGGPRTLNLNDGG